TGGGGGTGCGCCTGTCGCCGAAGCCGTTGCGGGAGTTCCCGTTCAACGCCTACCTCTGGGACCTCCGCCGCCGGATGCGCTCGGGGCGGCCGCTGGTCTGACCGGCGGCGGGCCGGCGGGACCGCGCGCGGGCAGCGTCCGCCGGTACACCACGCTCGTCGTCGTGCTGCCGAACTGCGCCAGCTGGTCCGCGACCTCCTCCAGGTGCTCCATCGAGGCGGCCGCGACCTTCAGCGTGTAGCAGTCGTCGCCGGTGGTGCGCAGGCACTCCAGGATCTCGCAGCGCTCGGCGAGCAGCCGGTGCAGCGGCTCGTGCCTGCTGCCCGGGTACTTCAGCCGCACCACGGCGAGCACCGGGTACCCGACCTTGCCGAGGTCGACCTCCGCGCGGTACCCGGTGATCACCCCTGACGCTTCGAGCCGCTTGACCCGTTCGGTCGTCGCGGAGGCGCTGAGGTTGACCCGGCGGGCCAGCTCGGTCAGCGGCACGCGGCCGTCCCGCTGCAGCTCGGTGAGGATCGCCCAGTCGGTCGCATCGAGAGTCTCGGTCATACGCCGAAAATACCGGGAGATCCACGGGAGACGGCCGGGAAGACCGGAAGGAATCGGTGTGCGGGCCGGTGATCGCTGCCTAACCTGGATGCCGTGCGAATCGGTGTGAATGTTCCGAACTTCGGCCCCGGCACGGATCCGGGGGTGCTGCGCGACTGGGGCCGGACGGTCGAAGGGCTGGGTTACGACCTGCTGATGGTGTCCGACCACGTGGCGCTCACGGCGGACGTGGCCGAGCAGTACCCGGCGCCGTTCTACGAGCCGTTCACGACGTTGTCCTGGCTGGCCGGCGTGACCGAGCGGATCCGGCTCGGCACCACGGTGCTCGTCCTGCCCTACCGGCACCCGTTGCTGACCGCGCGCATGGCCGCGAACCTGAACGCCCTCAGCGGTGGGCGGCTGGTGCTCGGCGTCGGGGTCGGCTGGGCGCGCCAGGAGTTCGCGGCCCTGGGCGTGCCGTTCGAGCGGCGCGGCGCGCTGACCGACGAGTACCTCGACGCGCTGCGCGAGGCGTGGGCCGATCCCGGTTACCGCACCGCGCAGATCCCGTTGTGGATCGGCGGGAACAGCCCGGCGGCCATGCGGCGGGCGGTGCGGCGGGGCGAGCCCTGGCACCCGCTGCGGTTCGCGCCCGAGTGGTTCCGGTCGGCGACCGGGACGCTCAAGGCCTTGGCCGACGAGGCGGGACAGCCGGTGCCCCCGTTGGTGCCGCGGATCGTGCTGCGCCTGACCAGCCGGCCGGTCACCGGGGAGCGGCTGGCCGGTGAGGGCACCATCGAGCAGATCGTGGCCGACATCGAAGAGTTGCGGGTGCTGGGCGCGGAGACCGTGGTGCTCGACCCGTTCAGTGGTGACCCGGCGGAGACGTTGCGGCCTCAGGCCGCCTGGCAGGCGCTGGCGACCGTCCGCGCCCATCTGGAGGGCTGATGTCCGACGACGACAAGTACCTGCGGCGCGCGATCGAGCTGGCCGGCGAGGCCCGCGCGTCGGGCAACCCGCCGTTCGGCTCGCTGCTGGTCGGTCCCGACGGGCGGATCCTCGCCGAGGACCGCAACACGACGATCACCGACCGGGACATCTCCGCCCACCCCGAGCAGAAACTCGCTCGCTGGGCGGCGCGCGAGCTGGACCCGGAGACGGCGGCGTGCACCACGATGTACACCAGCTGCCAGCCGTGCGGGATGTGCACGGGCGCGCTGGCGCGGTCCGGGCTGGGACGCGTGGTGTTCGCGTTGTCCGGTGAGCAGCTGGAGAGCCTGAAGGAGCCGACCGCGCCCGTCGTGGCGAAGCCGGTGCCGCAGGAGGGCCCGTTCCTGTTCGAGGAGGCGCGCGTACCGGTGGAGGGCTACTACCGCTGAGTGAGCTCGGCGCCCGGCCGGAAGGACCGCACCAGGGCGGAGTCCTGGTGCTCGGCGAGGGTGAGCGCGAACCCGACCTCGTCGGCCCACTCCTCGCCCGAGCAGTCATCGCCCGGCGGCGTCGCCGTGCGCGGGCGCGTGCCGCGTAGTTTCGCCGCCTCCGCCAGCGGGAGCCAGCAGGCCGTGGCGAGGGCTTCGGAGCCGGCGTGGGCGCGGGCCGCGGCGAGCGTGGCCGGGGCGACGTAGTCCCGCAGGACCAGGACCGCGTCGCGGATCTCGATGACCCGGCGGTACAGCCGCAGGTCGCTGGCCCAGCGGCCGTTCTCCGGCAGGTGGACCTGCGGCACGGCCGCGACCAGCCGGCGCCACAACGGCTCCAGCCTGCGCAGGGTGCGGTGGTCGTTCACGGACCGGTGCAGCCGCAGCAGTTGCGGCAGGGCCGTGCCGAGCGCCATCACCCACGCGGTGATGGCGACGTTGAGCGGGAACGTCGCCGCCACCCACGGTGAGCGCGTGACCAGGTAGGCGGGCGCGACCAGGCCCCAGAACACGGTCGAGGACGCGAAGCCGGTGGTGAGCACGTACAGGCCGGCGCGCAGGGGGCGGGTCGTGGCGCGGCGGCCGTAGCGGGCGCACACGACCGCGGCGGGGCCGGTGCCCAGCACGTGCGCGAGGCAGAGCAGCAGCCAGAACAGGTCGAACCACGGTTTGTCGGCCGGGGTGACGCAGGCGGCCGTGGCGCCGGTGTTGAGCAGCAGCAGGGCGGCGCTCACCAGGGCGGCCGAGCCGTAGACCAGCAGCGGACGGCGGCGGGAGGCGGCGGCGAGGACGAAGTCGAGGATGAGCGCGGAGCTGACCACGCGCCAGACGTTGACCACGATGCCGCACGTGTCGCCGAGCCGGAGCGCGCGGTTGACCAGGCCGGTCACCGGGTCGAGGGCGACCGTGATCGAGGTGGCGAGGCTGGCGATCGCGATGAGCATGCGCCGCCGCGGAGGCGAGCGCCGGGCGGCCGGGGCGCGGATCAGCAGCGCGGCCCAGAGGAGGAGGGTGCCCGCGACGAGGAGGTCGGTGCCGGCGCCCTGCACGAGTGCCGGGTTCACGGGCTGCCTCCCCGGCGCGGGGCTGAGGGTCGCGGGCAGCTCCGTGCAGTGCCGGCCCGTGAGGCGGGGCCGACGTGCTGCTGCCGCGTGCTGCGCCCGTGACTTCGCACAGCACACCCTCGGTCCGGGAGAACCGCCGCCCGGGTCACTCTCACGTCCCGCGCAGGCCGAGCGCCGTTTCGAACTCGCGGAGCGCTCCGGTCGTCGTCCAGGTCGCGCGGGCCTGCGCGGCGGTCCGGATGAGGCTCGCGACCAGTTCCGCCTCCTGTTCCTCCTCCGTGGTGTACCCGGTGCGGGTCAGCAGCCGCTCGATCAGCTCCGGCGACAGGTCCGGCAGCACCCGCGCCAACGGGTGCGCCCCGCCACCGGCGCCGGTGTGGTCGCACAGCAGGTGGCCGATCTCGTGCAGCACGATGTGCTCGCGGTGCACCCGGCTCGTCTTCTCCTCGACGTAGATCACGTCCGCCGTCGCCAGCCGGATCCACGCCCCGCACGCGGACCCGCCGGACCCGGGCGGCAGCGTGCGCACGTGGATCGGGCGGCCGCGCCGCGCCGCGAGGGCGTCCACCAGCGCGGGCACCGAGAACGGCTGGGGCAGCGGCAGGCCGGCCACCAGGGCCTGGCACCGCCGCAGGTCGCGTCGCGTCACCATCGCGCTGCCGTCACCTCCGCTCGCGCGTCGTCCGCGAGCCGGCGCGGCGCCTGCCTGGTCTACGCGCCCGGCTCGTCCTCCGGCTGCTCGGCAGGCGGCCCGAGCCGCTCGATCTTGCGGGCCTCGGTGACCATGGCCAGCAGCGCGTCCAGGGTATCGTCGGACAGCCCGTCCGCGCGCAAGGCGATGGACCGGACCTTCTGGTTGCGCAGCGCCTGAGCCAGCTCGAGCTGGGCGTCGACGCGGGAGGTCACCGCGTCGTCCAGGAAGTACTCCGCGGGCACGCCGAAGAACGCGGCGAGCGTGCCCAGCGTTTCCTGCGTCAGGTTGCGCTTGCGGCCGCTGGCCAGTTCCCACAGGTACGTGCTCGACAGCGTCGCCCCCGTGCGCTCGCGGATCTGCGCCGCGAGCTTCGCGTACCCGGGCCTGCCCTCGGGGTAGAGGGTGGTGATCAGGTGCGTGATCTTGGCGGCGAGTGAGCCACCCTCCTGCCCGCCCTGGTCCATGGGGTTCCTCGTGCTCGAAGGGAGCGTCCGCTGAGGCGGACGGCCGGTGGTCGGCAGCCATTCTGAGTCAGCTGTGAGCCGTTGACAAACCGAGGTGTCCAGCCCCTATTCTGGCCCACGTCATCCGCTGAAGCGGATGTGCGGCCGGCGGGGCCTGGGGGCTCGCCGGCCTTTTTCGTGTCCGGATCCGTTCACCCTGCACGCCCCGCCCGGAAGCGGTTATGATGGTGGAGGCGTCGTTCTCCCAGTGACCCCCAGGCTGGTCGAGGACGACGCCCCTTTTTGCGGCTTGACTTTTGTTCACGGTATGCATTAGATGATTTCAGTAGTGCAGAAGACCTGTCGACAGGGGGAGAAGTGAGCATGCCGCTGCGGGCCGGGATCATCGGTGCCGGGTTCATCGGAGCCGTGCACGCCCGTGCGGTGCACACGCTGGGGCAGGACCTGGCCGCCGTGGCGGCGTCCACGCCCGCCCGCTCCCGGGAAGCAGCGGCAGAGCTGGGCGGGCGAGCCGCCGTCGACAGCGCCGAGGAACTGGCAGCCGCCCCGGACATCGACGTCGTCCACATCTGCACCCCGAACGCGCTGCACGCGCCGCTGACCCGCATCGCGCTCGACGCGGGCAAGCACGTCGTGCTGGAGAAGCCGGTCGGCACCAGCAGCGCCGAGGTCGCCGACCTCGTCCGGCGGTGGCGGGACACCGACCGGGTGGTCGCCGTCCCGTTCGCCTACCGCTTCTACCCGGTGGTGCGCGAGGTGCGGGACCGCGTGCGCGGCGGGCCGGTCCGGCTGATCCACGGCGTCTACCTGCAGGACTGGCTTTCCCGGGACAGCGACACGAACTGGCGCGTGCGGTCCGGGCTCGGTGGGCCGTCGCGCGCGTTCGGCGACATCGGGGTGCACTGGTGCGACCTGGCGGAGTTCGTCACCGGGCAGCGGATCGCGCGGGTGCACGCGGTGCTGCCCCGGGTCGTGCCGGTGCGGGCGGGCGTCGAGGTCGACACCGAGGACGCGGCGCTGCTGCAGTTCGAGA
The window above is part of the Amycolatopsis thermoflava N1165 genome. Proteins encoded here:
- a CDS encoding Lrp/AsnC family transcriptional regulator, coding for MTETLDATDWAILTELQRDGRVPLTELARRVNLSASATTERVKRLEASGVITGYRAEVDLGKVGYPVLAVVRLKYPGSRHEPLHRLLAERCEILECLRTTGDDCYTLKVAAASMEHLEEVADQLAQFGSTTTSVVYRRTLPARGPAGPPPVRPAAAPSASGGGGPRGRR
- a CDS encoding LLM class flavin-dependent oxidoreductase, which translates into the protein MRIGVNVPNFGPGTDPGVLRDWGRTVEGLGYDLLMVSDHVALTADVAEQYPAPFYEPFTTLSWLAGVTERIRLGTTVLVLPYRHPLLTARMAANLNALSGGRLVLGVGVGWARQEFAALGVPFERRGALTDEYLDALREAWADPGYRTAQIPLWIGGNSPAAMRRAVRRGEPWHPLRFAPEWFRSATGTLKALADEAGQPVPPLVPRIVLRLTSRPVTGERLAGEGTIEQIVADIEELRVLGAETVVLDPFSGDPAETLRPQAAWQALATVRAHLEG
- a CDS encoding nucleoside deaminase → MSDDDKYLRRAIELAGEARASGNPPFGSLLVGPDGRILAEDRNTTITDRDISAHPEQKLARWAARELDPETAACTTMYTSCQPCGMCTGALARSGLGRVVFALSGEQLESLKEPTAPVVAKPVPQEGPFLFEEARVPVEGYYR
- a CDS encoding MAB_1171c family putative transporter, yielding MNPALVQGAGTDLLVAGTLLLWAALLIRAPAARRSPPRRRMLIAIASLATSITVALDPVTGLVNRALRLGDTCGIVVNVWRVVSSALILDFVLAAASRRRPLLVYGSAALVSAALLLLNTGATAACVTPADKPWFDLFWLLLCLAHVLGTGPAAVVCARYGRRATTRPLRAGLYVLTTGFASSTVFWGLVAPAYLVTRSPWVAATFPLNVAITAWVMALGTALPQLLRLHRSVNDHRTLRRLEPLWRRLVAAVPQVHLPENGRWASDLRLYRRVIEIRDAVLVLRDYVAPATLAAARAHAGSEALATACWLPLAEAAKLRGTRPRTATPPGDDCSGEEWADEVGFALTLAEHQDSALVRSFRPGAELTQR
- a CDS encoding Gfo/Idh/MocA family protein; its protein translation is MPLRAGIIGAGFIGAVHARAVHTLGQDLAAVAASTPARSREAAAELGGRAAVDSAEELAAAPDIDVVHICTPNALHAPLTRIALDAGKHVVLEKPVGTSSAEVADLVRRWRDTDRVVAVPFAYRFYPVVREVRDRVRGGPVRLIHGVYLQDWLSRDSDTNWRVRSGLGGPSRAFGDIGVHWCDLAEFVTGQRIARVHAVLPRVVPVRAGVEVDTEDAALLQFETEQGVFGSAVISQISPGRRNQLQLRIDTPDTEYAFDQQEPEVLWMGGREETRVLHRGDPALGPDATSRNLVPAGHPQGYLDSFTGFIADAYAAMRGEKPDGLPTLADGARATAITEAVLDSAARRDWVEVTPG